The genomic region GAAACTGAAATGCACCAACGCGGAAACGCCGTTTCCGCGACCGGACAAGTCGTGCCTGCAGGAAACCAGAGACCAGAGACCAGAGACCAGAGATATGGACGACCTCAACATCATTGACAAGTTCACCGAGACCTTCGTCCGCTACATCGAAAGCGGCTTTGGATTGCTGTCCGGTGACGTCGCCTTCCTCGTCTCGATCCTCGTTGCCATCGACATCGTGCTGGCCGGCCTGTTCTGGGCCTTGATGGGCGAAAACAACGTCATCGCGCAACTCCTGAAGAAGGTCCTCTATGTCGGCTTTTTCGCGCTGCTTCTGAACAATTTCCGGTCCCTTTCTGACGTTGTCTTTCAGAGCTTTGCCGGCCTCGGCCTCAAGGCCGGAAGCGCGCCCTTCGGTCCGGACCAGTTGATGCGGCCGGGTTTTGTCGCAGAGACCGGCTTTACCGCCGCCTGGCCATTGTTGGAAGCGGCAGGCGAACTGATCGGCTTTACGACCTTCTTCGAGAATTTCGTGACCATCATGGTGCTGATGCTCGCCTGGCTGATCGTGCTGCTGGCCTTCTTTATTTTGTCGGTGCAGCTCTTCATCACCATCATCGAGTTCAAGCTGACGACGCTCGCGGGCTTCGTGCTCGTGCCCTTCGCCCTGTTTGGCAAGACGGCCTTCCTCGCCGAGCGGGTGCTCGGCAATGTGATCACCGCAGGCATCAAGCTGATGGTGCTGGCGATCGTCGTTGCCATCGGTTCGACCATTTTCGGTTCGTTCGCGACACGGCCTTCCGGTGACATCGATCTGCGCCATGCCGCCTCGATCATCCTCGCCGCGATCACGGTCTTTGGCCTCGCAATCTTCATTCCGGGCATTGCCGCGGGGCTCGTCTCCGGTGCACCGCAACTGGGGGCAGGCGCTGCGGCGGGCACGGCCATCGGTCTTGCCGGGGCAGGTGTCGCTGGGAGTGTACTGGCCTCGGGCGCAGGACGCATGGCCAGACGCGCTGCAGGCAGCAGCGTCACGGCTGCCGCGTCGCTTGCTGGTCGGACCAGCGCCGGATTCCAGTCCGGCGGCATGGCGGGCGCCGGGCAAGCCACAATTGGGGCGGCAGCGCGAAATGTTGCTTCAAAAGCCACTGCTCCGGTGAGCGATGCGTTCCGCTCCGGTCAGGCGGCAGGCTTCCGCGCCACGGGCGGCAATAGTCCTGCCATGGGGCGGGGCGCCGGTGTCGCCACGGCGAATTCTGCAAACGACCAGCCGGCCTGGGCGAAACAGATGCATCGCCGCCAGAGGCTGCGCGAAGCCGGCATGGTCGCAACCCACACCCTCAGAGACGGTGACCGCGGCGGCAGCGCCGAAGGCCCGAGACTTGATCCCGACCGATAAGGAAGTGCTCCATGATCTTCAAACGATCCCGCAACCGCTATGGCGATACACCTGAACCCGTCACCCCATACCAGAAGGCAGCACAAATCTGGGACCAGCGCATGGGCGACGCATTGGCCCATGCCCGCAACTGGCGGTTTGCCGCCTTCGGCTCGCTCGGCCTGTCGCTGATCCTCTCGGGCGGTGTCATCTGGCAGGCCGGGCAATCGAGTGTTGTGCCCTACGTCGTCGAACTGGAATCCGATGGTGCAGCCCGCGCCGTGCGGCCTGCGATTGAAGCCTATGTCCCGAGCGATGCGCAGATCGCGTTCCATCTGGCCGATTTCATCGAACAGGTCCGGGGCCTTCCCATCGATCCGGTGGTTCTCCGGCGAAACTGGCTGACGGCCTATGACTTTGCCACGGCGCGCGCCGCCAACACGCTGAACGAACATGCCCGCGCCGACGACCCCTTCTCACGGGTAGGGGATGAAACGGTCGCCATCGAGGTGACCAGCGTGGTGCGGGCCTCCGACCGATCCTTCCAGATCCGCTGGCTCGAACGGCGTTACGTGAATGGTTCGCTTGCAGGCACCGAACGCTGGACCGCGCTGCTCGGCGTTGCGGTGGACCCGCCGCGCGATGCCGAGACACTGAGAAAGAACCCGCTCGGCATCTACGTCACGGACCTCAACTGGTCGCGCGAACTCGACAGTTCCCGCAGCGTCCCCGGCTCGACCCATCGCAAGACCGATCCCGGCGATCCGGTACCAGCCGAATCCGCACCCGTCCGACCCATCTTGCCCAATCCAGGAGACCGATAATGCCTGTCTTTTCCTCGAAGCGCCGCTGGGCGCAAACCGTCTTGTGCCTCTCGCTCGCACTGGCGCTCTCCGCCTGCGCGACGGCGAAAAAAGTCCCGCAGGTTTCCTATGACGATCTGGAGTTTGATAGCGCCGTCTATCAGCCGGAACCCGCACTACCGGTGGAAGTCGTGAAACTGCCCGAGCCGCTGCCGCTGCCCGGCCAGATGAAAAAGGCGCCAGCAGAATTGAATGGCAAACTGGCAAAGAAGACGGACGACAAGCGCCCACCGGAAGCGCGCATCATCGACGCCAACAAGGCGGCCAAGATCGAACCCTCGAAAGACGGCTATATCAATGCGATCCAGAACTATCCCTTCGTGAAGGGCGCGCTCTACCAGCTCTATGCCGCCGTCAACCAGGTCTCGGACATCGCCCTTGAACCGGGCGAGAAACTCGTCTCGGTCTCGGCGGGCGATACGGTGCGCTGGGTGGTGGGGGACACGACCTCCGGCACGGGAACCGCCGAGCAGGTGCATATCCTGGTCAAGCCGATTGCGTCTGACCTTCAGACCAATCTCGTCATTAACACGGACCGCCGCACCTATCACCTCGAAATGCGCTCGACCGAGGAGACCTACATGGCGTCTGTTTCGTGGATCTATCCCTATTCCGATCTGGTGGCACTGCAGAAGCGAAACGAGGCGGCCGTCCAGAACGCCCAATTGACCATTGACCAGGGCCTGAAGATCGATGATCTGAAGTTCCGCTACAGCATTGAAGGCGACGCGCCCTGGAAACCCTTGCGCGCTTTCGACGATGGCAAGAAGGTCTATCTGCAGTTTCCGTCTGGCTTGCGCCAGGGGGATGCTCCGCCGCTCTTCATCGTTGGTTCGAATGGCGAGCCGGCCCTCGTCAATTACCGGGTCAGGGACAATTACTACATCGTCGACCGGCTGTTTGCGGCGGCTGAACTCCGTTTCGGCAGCGATCCGCAACAGGTGGTCCGCATTACACGGACCGATGCGACGTGGCGGACAGTGAAGGCCTCAGCGAAAAACCTCTGGGGGATTCGCCATGACCGCTGACGCCCAAACCACACCCGAACCCAAGATCGATCCTGAAAAGCTCGAACTGCGTGCCAGGCCGCGTCCCGTGACGCGGATCAGCCGCAAGATGCTCTATGCTGGAAGCGCCCTGGTTCTGGTGTTCATCTCCGGCGCCGTCCTGATCGCGCTCGATCCCCCGGACTGGCGAACAACGCAACGGACGGAATTGATCGGTCCGGGCCGCAGCCAGACACCGGAAGGCATCGAGAAGCTGCCTGCCAGCTACGAGGACATCCCGCAACTCGGCCCCCGAACCAGGGGGATTTGGGCATGCCGATCACGCAGCTCGAACGCGATCTCAACATCCCGGTCTTGCCATCGAGCGGTGC from Salaquimonas pukyongi harbors:
- the trbL gene encoding P-type conjugative transfer protein TrbL is translated as MDDLNIIDKFTETFVRYIESGFGLLSGDVAFLVSILVAIDIVLAGLFWALMGENNVIAQLLKKVLYVGFFALLLNNFRSLSDVVFQSFAGLGLKAGSAPFGPDQLMRPGFVAETGFTAAWPLLEAAGELIGFTTFFENFVTIMVLMLAWLIVLLAFFILSVQLFITIIEFKLTTLAGFVLVPFALFGKTAFLAERVLGNVITAGIKLMVLAIVVAIGSTIFGSFATRPSGDIDLRHAASIILAAITVFGLAIFIPGIAAGLVSGAPQLGAGAAAGTAIGLAGAGVAGSVLASGAGRMARRAAGSSVTAAASLAGRTSAGFQSGGMAGAGQATIGAAARNVASKATAPVSDAFRSGQAAGFRATGGNSPAMGRGAGVATANSANDQPAWAKQMHRRQRLREAGMVATHTLRDGDRGGSAEGPRLDPDR
- the trbF gene encoding conjugal transfer protein TrbF, yielding MIFKRSRNRYGDTPEPVTPYQKAAQIWDQRMGDALAHARNWRFAAFGSLGLSLILSGGVIWQAGQSSVVPYVVELESDGAARAVRPAIEAYVPSDAQIAFHLADFIEQVRGLPIDPVVLRRNWLTAYDFATARAANTLNEHARADDPFSRVGDETVAIEVTSVVRASDRSFQIRWLERRYVNGSLAGTERWTALLGVAVDPPRDAETLRKNPLGIYVTDLNWSRELDSSRSVPGSTHRKTDPGDPVPAESAPVRPILPNPGDR
- the trbG gene encoding P-type conjugative transfer protein TrbG, with the translated sequence MPVFSSKRRWAQTVLCLSLALALSACATAKKVPQVSYDDLEFDSAVYQPEPALPVEVVKLPEPLPLPGQMKKAPAELNGKLAKKTDDKRPPEARIIDANKAAKIEPSKDGYINAIQNYPFVKGALYQLYAAVNQVSDIALEPGEKLVSVSAGDTVRWVVGDTTSGTGTAEQVHILVKPIASDLQTNLVINTDRRTYHLEMRSTEETYMASVSWIYPYSDLVALQKRNEAAVQNAQLTIDQGLKIDDLKFRYSIEGDAPWKPLRAFDDGKKVYLQFPSGLRQGDAPPLFIVGSNGEPALVNYRVRDNYYIVDRLFAAAELRFGSDPQQVVRITRTDATWRTVKASAKNLWGIRHDR